A genomic window from Streptomyces sp. NBC_01429 includes:
- a CDS encoding GNAT family N-acetyltransferase, translated as MTDLAEPVESMEQLAVGWRAMVLDRDADADVRDLPGVAVRWADCRFAFWNAITLTDVGADAELLRRRLTQAADIMRTKRHPGFLWLFEDLLDDGARSALEEAAERAGLRYAFPGTGMAGDFLPVPDPVHPDLTFTRVTTDEQLRAYADINSRGYGFALEEGRDGIAGSGLWKSEVYAYLAMRGDLPVACAATVAVEGRLFVVLVATEPEWQRRGYGEAVTRKALYEGSRATGLTRATLHATVAGAPVYPRIGFRPNSPIHFYSLQS; from the coding sequence ATGACCGACCTTGCGGAGCCAGTCGAATCCATGGAGCAGCTCGCCGTGGGATGGCGGGCGATGGTGCTCGACCGGGACGCGGATGCGGACGTGCGAGACCTTCCAGGCGTCGCTGTCCGGTGGGCGGACTGCCGGTTCGCGTTCTGGAACGCCATCACCTTGACCGATGTGGGCGCCGACGCGGAGCTTCTTCGGCGCCGTCTGACCCAGGCGGCGGACATCATGCGGACGAAGCGACACCCGGGCTTCCTCTGGCTCTTCGAGGATCTGCTCGACGACGGGGCCCGCTCCGCGCTGGAGGAGGCGGCCGAGCGGGCGGGCCTCCGGTACGCCTTTCCCGGAACGGGGATGGCCGGCGACTTCCTTCCTGTCCCCGATCCCGTTCATCCGGACCTGACGTTCACGCGTGTGACCACCGATGAACAGCTGCGGGCCTACGCGGACATCAACTCACGCGGCTACGGGTTTGCCCTGGAGGAGGGCCGCGACGGAATCGCCGGCTCCGGGCTCTGGAAGTCCGAGGTGTACGCGTACCTGGCCATGCGGGGCGATCTTCCGGTGGCGTGCGCCGCCACCGTCGCCGTGGAAGGCCGCCTCTTCGTCGTGCTGGTCGCCACAGAGCCGGAGTGGCAGCGCAGGGGCTACGGCGAAGCGGTCACGCGCAAGGCGCTGTACGAGGGTTCCAGGGCCACCGGGCTGACCCGCGCCACGCTGCACGCGACCGTGGCCGGGGCGCCCGTCTACCCACGTATCGGCTTCCGGCCGAACTCCCCGATTCACTTCTACAGTCTGCAAAGCTGA
- a CDS encoding HipA family kinase, with amino-acid sequence MREVVATRYVTPLREGGSLPGIVEADDLGTYVMKFTGAGQGRKTLVAEVICGELARRLGLRIPELVRMWLDPVIGLSEPDQEVQELLKASGGLNLGMDYLPGSIGFDPLAYEVDAEEAGRVVWFDAVINNVDRSWRNPNMLVWHGDLWLIDHGATMIWHHNWPGARASAAKPYNASDHVLAAFGPDLAAAAARLAPLVTEELLAEIIAEVPDEWLADEPGFESADALRRAYAEPLLARAATIHERIVLDAPARTTPSRPPGWLADRLAPRSERVRDGKGGGR; translated from the coding sequence CTGAGAGAAGTCGTCGCGACCCGCTACGTCACGCCCCTGCGTGAAGGCGGCTCGCTTCCCGGGATCGTCGAGGCCGACGACCTCGGCACGTACGTCATGAAATTCACCGGCGCGGGGCAGGGCCGCAAGACGCTGGTCGCCGAGGTGATCTGCGGAGAGCTCGCGCGCAGGCTGGGGCTGCGGATCCCCGAGCTGGTGCGGATGTGGCTCGATCCGGTGATCGGACTCTCCGAGCCCGACCAGGAGGTGCAGGAGCTGCTGAAGGCGAGCGGCGGGCTGAACCTCGGGATGGACTACCTGCCCGGATCGATCGGCTTCGACCCGCTGGCGTACGAGGTGGACGCCGAGGAGGCGGGGCGCGTCGTCTGGTTCGACGCGGTCATCAACAATGTCGACCGGTCCTGGCGCAACCCCAACATGCTGGTCTGGCACGGCGATCTCTGGCTCATCGACCACGGCGCCACCATGATCTGGCACCACAACTGGCCGGGCGCGCGCGCCTCCGCCGCGAAGCCGTACAACGCCTCCGACCATGTGCTCGCCGCCTTCGGCCCGGATCTCGCCGCCGCCGCCGCGCGGCTGGCGCCGCTGGTCACCGAGGAGCTGCTGGCCGAGATCATCGCCGAGGTGCCGGACGAGTGGCTGGCCGACGAGCCGGGCTTCGAGTCGGCCGACGCGCTGCGCCGCGCCTACGCGGAGCCGCTGCTGGCGCGCGCCGCGACGATCCACGAGCGGATCGTCCTCGACGCGCCCGCCCGCACCACCCCGTCACGGCCGCCCGGCTGGCTGGCCGACCGGCTGGCGCCGAGGTCGGAGCGCGTCCGCGACGGAAAGGGCGGCGGCCGGTGA
- a CDS encoding DUF3037 domain-containing protein translates to MNGRDVYEYALLRVVPRVERGECFNAGVLVYCRAHSYVAARTLLNEEKLRALDPGADVVGVRAALRAVEGVCDGGEEAGQAAGDDAGRRFRWLIAPRSTVVQPGPVHTGLTADPRAEAERLLDLLVR, encoded by the coding sequence GTGAACGGGCGGGACGTGTACGAGTACGCGCTGCTGCGGGTCGTGCCGCGCGTCGAACGCGGCGAGTGTTTCAACGCCGGGGTGCTGGTCTACTGCCGCGCCCACTCCTATGTCGCGGCCAGGACCCTGCTGAACGAGGAGAAGCTCAGGGCCCTCGACCCGGGCGCCGATGTCGTGGGGGTACGGGCCGCCCTGCGCGCGGTCGAGGGCGTCTGCGACGGCGGCGAGGAGGCCGGGCAGGCGGCGGGCGACGACGCCGGCCGCCGGTTCCGCTGGCTGATCGCGCCGCGCTCGACCGTCGTACAGCCGGGGCCCGTTCACACCGGGCTGACGGCCGATCCGCGCGCCGAGGCCGAGCGGCTGCTCGATCTGCTCGTCC